In the Leptospira bourretii genome, one interval contains:
- a CDS encoding tetratricopeptide repeat protein, giving the protein MRQLSFLIFTCVLFVGCQSRDFKPVTVKDPVVEKSDVSDRQKIEEARALVADGSNEFQKGNMDSALEKAKASIQTFELIDGYSLLGSSYYQLGDYENAKLAFEKGKNIDPKNEKLLIGLGTVQSTLGENEEALSTYQTLSQLKPEETIYTYKTGILLKNLGRYQESLVVLKSLETKPEFPYPIELLNQLGDVCLELKRYEEAEAYFAKAEKLNPELKTAKDAKLSTKIASLIQRGNDFLAKKNYAEATSEFKKATDLQPQNGSLWSFLGNAQLLNGKLKESEDSFKKSISLSDTNPSGYVGLCNVYIQTHNYSDCLKTSKQAGAKIPKNAEIRNKQGICEWKWGETKKATLSFQDAASWDPNFFEPKLNLAYVLIDSGRFDEALDVLKKAESHPKAKKEEIRKAKVLAESQKYIASGDAFLRQGKRKQAFDEYGKAMGVNPENPAAQNAFGRAYFAFGEYKKSESSYLEAYRMDSTNPGALQGLARVYAKTGESKKEKEYIKKLEILSATDPFSAITLGRIAEDASKWDEAESIYMGLKKKFPNNDAVDYRLGSLYYKRAVEENAKENYSRANDFIQKSKKFTKDIPELLETEKTVAENSRFAEILPYVKEGNSFFNRKKYLEAVTPYQKAYDKVPKASLLVKIAECYIEKGEEEKGLAILENAVRTNKENAISFKEGIYSFYYKKGELKRAEDGFYDILKEKPDSYYAYYMLGLVTMKRKNYEAAIGDFDRSILVNPSFAPSNVAKGLAFYKLNQLENAKREFEKAREKDSEFGLSSYNLAIAYFNEDLTKEAKSILESIRKSDPDFMDGEIQLAYIYYKENKLEEAEKIIEHVLKEEPSAEALFAQFRILDAKQKQSPSDKVKAKRNQVKEKILREYGETKYARLLPSDALDDEPLHVTDLNLSGTPVSTPIVYPNRIIVNYGTALVGYDRITKELVWKQYTSTPFQLLVAGKELVGISNDTATKIYPESGKMTFKKQVLVGWKVKQGTADANGFFLLLEKEKGADRKIVKTNPNLEILEEWNGNDFLSFSYTEEGKLLVLRDLKKEFQIQVFTIGSPAEKEKKVSNPILKKDAKESAQILGCVEDACLIQLGNQMYQGTEKAKLYSLGSTESIRSVVKNPESLLVNTENTAYLWKGGSKWKDSYDIQGDFYYPLDGLVVEGRSKELLLIKGREKTPVPWKGDRDGLRISTVTVD; this is encoded by the coding sequence ATGAGACAACTTAGTTTTTTAATCTTCACCTGTGTTTTGTTTGTTGGTTGTCAGTCTCGAGATTTTAAACCAGTCACTGTCAAAGATCCCGTGGTGGAAAAATCCGATGTTTCGGATCGCCAAAAAATTGAAGAAGCAAGAGCTCTTGTGGCAGATGGAAGTAATGAATTTCAAAAAGGAAATATGGACTCTGCTTTAGAAAAGGCAAAGGCCTCCATCCAAACATTCGAACTCATTGATGGTTATTCTCTGCTTGGTTCCTCCTACTATCAGTTAGGTGATTATGAGAATGCAAAACTTGCTTTTGAAAAAGGCAAAAACATAGATCCTAAAAATGAAAAACTACTCATTGGTCTTGGAACAGTGCAATCCACTTTGGGAGAAAATGAAGAAGCCCTTTCTACCTACCAAACCCTAAGCCAACTCAAACCTGAAGAAACCATTTATACATACAAAACAGGTATCCTTCTAAAAAACTTAGGTCGATACCAAGAGAGCCTTGTGGTTCTCAAATCCTTGGAAACAAAACCAGAATTTCCGTATCCTATTGAACTTCTCAACCAATTGGGTGATGTTTGTTTAGAACTAAAAAGATATGAGGAAGCAGAAGCTTACTTTGCTAAGGCGGAAAAACTCAATCCCGAACTAAAAACTGCCAAAGATGCGAAACTTTCTACAAAGATTGCCTCTCTCATCCAACGTGGTAATGATTTTTTAGCCAAAAAGAATTATGCTGAGGCCACTTCCGAATTTAAAAAAGCTACGGATTTACAACCTCAAAATGGATCTTTATGGTCTTTTTTAGGGAATGCGCAGTTATTAAATGGAAAACTCAAAGAAAGCGAAGATAGTTTTAAAAAATCCATTTCATTGTCTGATACAAATCCCAGTGGATATGTAGGTTTATGTAATGTTTACATCCAAACACATAACTATTCTGATTGTTTGAAAACATCCAAACAAGCTGGTGCAAAAATTCCTAAAAATGCTGAGATTCGCAACAAACAAGGGATATGTGAGTGGAAATGGGGTGAAACCAAAAAAGCCACTCTTAGTTTTCAAGATGCTGCGTCTTGGGATCCTAATTTTTTTGAACCTAAACTCAATTTGGCGTATGTGCTGATTGATTCTGGACGTTTTGATGAAGCTCTGGATGTATTAAAAAAAGCAGAGTCTCATCCCAAAGCAAAGAAGGAAGAGATTCGCAAAGCAAAAGTCTTAGCCGAATCACAAAAGTACATTGCTAGTGGTGATGCCTTCTTACGCCAAGGAAAAAGAAAACAAGCCTTTGATGAGTATGGAAAAGCAATGGGTGTGAATCCAGAAAATCCTGCTGCACAAAATGCATTTGGTCGGGCTTATTTTGCGTTTGGAGAATATAAAAAATCGGAAAGCTCCTATTTAGAAGCTTACCGAATGGATTCTACAAACCCAGGTGCCTTACAGGGACTTGCTCGTGTGTATGCAAAAACTGGGGAATCCAAAAAAGAAAAAGAATACATCAAAAAACTCGAAATCCTCTCGGCAACAGATCCGTTTAGTGCGATCACTTTAGGTCGGATCGCAGAAGACGCAAGTAAGTGGGATGAAGCTGAGTCCATCTATATGGGGCTAAAGAAAAAATTCCCAAACAATGATGCTGTCGATTACCGATTGGGAAGTTTGTATTACAAACGTGCAGTGGAAGAAAACGCAAAAGAAAACTACTCCCGTGCGAATGACTTCATTCAAAAATCAAAAAAATTTACAAAAGACATTCCTGAGTTGTTAGAAACTGAAAAAACAGTGGCAGAGAACTCTCGTTTTGCGGAGATTTTGCCTTACGTAAAAGAAGGAAATTCCTTCTTCAACCGTAAAAAATATTTGGAAGCAGTCACTCCTTATCAAAAGGCTTATGACAAAGTTCCGAAAGCTTCTCTTCTTGTAAAAATTGCAGAATGTTACATCGAAAAAGGTGAAGAAGAAAAAGGTCTTGCCATTTTGGAGAATGCAGTTCGAACGAACAAAGAAAATGCAATTTCCTTTAAAGAAGGAATATACTCTTTTTATTATAAAAAAGGGGAACTAAAAAGAGCAGAAGACGGTTTTTATGATATCCTAAAAGAAAAACCTGATTCGTATTACGCCTATTATATGTTGGGTCTAGTCACCATGAAACGCAAAAACTACGAGGCGGCCATTGGTGATTTTGATCGTTCTATTTTGGTAAACCCTAGTTTTGCACCGAGTAATGTCGCTAAAGGTTTGGCATTTTATAAATTAAACCAACTGGAAAACGCAAAAAGAGAATTTGAAAAAGCAAGAGAGAAGGACTCTGAGTTTGGACTTTCCTCTTACAATTTGGCAATTGCTTATTTCAATGAAGACTTAACCAAAGAAGCAAAGTCCATTTTAGAATCAATTCGCAAATCCGATCCAGATTTTATGGATGGTGAGATCCAATTAGCCTATATCTATTACAAAGAAAACAAATTAGAAGAAGCAGAAAAAATCATTGAACATGTTCTCAAAGAAGAACCTTCTGCAGAAGCTTTATTTGCCCAATTTAGAATTTTGGACGCTAAACAAAAACAATCTCCATCTGATAAGGTCAAAGCCAAACGAAACCAAGTAAAAGAAAAAATCTTACGTGAATACGGAGAAACCAAATACGCAAGATTACTTCCTTCTGATGCTTTGGATGACGAACCATTACACGTAACAGATCTGAACCTTTCAGGAACTCCTGTTTCCACTCCAATTGTCTATCCAAACCGAATCATCGTAAACTATGGAACAGCACTTGTTGGTTATGACAGAATCACAAAAGAACTGGTTTGGAAACAATATACATCCACTCCATTTCAATTGTTAGTTGCAGGTAAGGAACTTGTTGGAATTTCCAACGATACAGCCACCAAAATTTATCCTGAGTCAGGAAAGATGACTTTTAAAAAACAGGTGTTAGTCGGATGGAAGGTCAAACAAGGAACTGCTGATGCAAATGGTTTTTTCCTTCTTTTGGAAAAAGAAAAGGGTGCGGACCGAAAGATTGTTAAAACAAATCCAAATTTGGAAATATTAGAAGAGTGGAACGGGAATGATTTTTTGAGTTTCTCTTACACGGAAGAAGGAAAACTTTTAGTCCTTCGTGATTTGAAAAAGGAATTCCAAATTCAAGTATTTACCATCGGCTCGCCAGCAGAGAAGGAAAAGAAAGTATCAAATCCTATTCTTAAAAAAGATGCGAAAGAATCGGCGCAGATCCTTGGTTGTGTCGAAGATGCTTGTTTGATCCAATTAGGAAATCAAATGTATCAGGGAACGGAAAAAGCAAAACTTTATTCCCTTGGTAGCACAGAATCCATTCGTTCAGTTGTGAAAAACCCGGAGTCATTACTGGTCAATACAGAGAATACCGCCTATCTTTGGAAAGGTGGATCTAAGTGGAAAGATTCCTATGACATTCAAGGGGACTTTTATTACCCATTAGATGGACTTGTGGTTGAAGGTAGGTCGAAAGAACTACTTCTCATCAAAGGAAGAGAAAAAACTCCTGTTCCTTGGAAGGGAGACAGGGATGGACTTCGTATCAGTACGGTAACTGTCGACTAA
- a CDS encoding glycosyltransferase — protein sequence MVKNHLSLVIPCYRESERLPKFLESLLKTFKGSKSVDFLVVDDGSPLAEFEILKQKINHLLSNPQIQLLRYETNLGKGGAIQFGLNVAKGNYFGFVDADGATPAEEVFRTWNHINLHPEIDLLAGSRIIMMGRNVKKSFYRHLTNRIFSFYFTLVFRIQMYDPQCGCKIFKKSAYKQTIHKISDLRWLWDTQLLVLLIRNGFNIVEFPLDWQDIPGSKFSFLRDSVRVVYSVWKYRNIH from the coding sequence ATGGTTAAAAATCATCTTAGTCTTGTCATCCCGTGTTACCGTGAATCGGAGCGACTTCCCAAATTCTTAGAATCTCTTTTAAAAACATTCAAAGGTTCTAAGTCTGTAGATTTTTTGGTGGTCGATGATGGAAGTCCACTTGCTGAATTCGAAATTTTAAAACAGAAAATCAACCATCTACTTTCCAATCCTCAAATTCAATTATTAAGATATGAAACCAATTTAGGAAAAGGAGGAGCCATCCAATTTGGACTCAACGTTGCGAAAGGAAATTATTTTGGTTTTGTTGATGCTGATGGCGCCACTCCAGCCGAGGAAGTGTTTCGCACGTGGAATCATATAAACCTTCATCCTGAGATTGATTTACTTGCTGGTTCACGAATTATCATGATGGGAAGAAATGTAAAAAAGTCTTTTTATCGACACCTTACCAACAGAATTTTTTCATTTTATTTTACTCTTGTGTTTCGAATCCAGATGTATGATCCTCAATGTGGCTGCAAAATATTCAAAAAATCTGCGTACAAACAGACTATTCATAAAATTTCCGACTTACGTTGGTTATGGGATACACAATTATTAGTTTTATTGATAAGAAATGGATTCAATATCGTGGAGTTCCCCCTCGACTGGCAGGATATCCCAGGATCCAAATTTAGTTTTTTAAGAGATTCCGTTCGAGTGGTCTACTCGGTTTGGAAATATAGAAACATTCATTAA
- a CDS encoding LIC_13246 family protein has translation MKETEVLWRELVTKKEEFLHILRILNHYYEMRGETKSKQYAFRRHLADSSPESVQIFFSRLGPFEYQVACRVLPEEQVETWIHIDGIAEERERLKQIGNTEHPVFSLVCLGDLFALTLPSTLRI, from the coding sequence ATGAAAGAAACCGAAGTCCTCTGGCGTGAGCTTGTGACAAAAAAAGAAGAATTCTTACATATCTTACGAATTCTGAATCATTATTATGAAATGCGAGGCGAAACCAAATCCAAACAGTATGCCTTCCGACGCCATTTGGCCGATTCTTCTCCTGAATCGGTACAAATCTTTTTTTCAAGGCTTGGGCCTTTTGAATACCAAGTGGCCTGTCGGGTTTTGCCAGAAGAGCAGGTTGAAACCTGGATTCATATCGATGGAATCGCAGAAGAAAGAGAAAGGCTAAAACAAATCGGCAATACAGAACATCCCGTCTTTTCGCTCGTTTGTCTGGGTGACTTGTTTGCTTTGACCCTTCCGAGCACCCTTCGCATTTAA
- a CDS encoding MBL fold metallo-hydrolase, translating to MKITLFGVRGSLPTPISKPEQREKTLKILQMAKEEWKKDPASFSEEEFLNHLPIPLSQDLGGNTTCVFIEGDGGEKVILDMGTGLRVLGNQLAPQAFSGEDMDIHILVSHTHWDHIQGWPFFKPGYSPSCNIHFYSCIENLEERLIRQQHPENFPVTLQQMASKKHFHLWKEFESYMLGGLKIIPFGLRHPGSCTGYRIREGNKIFLFCTDVEYREEDREHLLKMKPQIAGADLIIIDAQYSTAEAEKKLGWGHTAVSKAVEFAEMMEIRSVVLTHHEPDHTDHEVARIILDEARLVKPGGMQVHIAHEGQKFIL from the coding sequence ATGAAAATAACTCTTTTTGGTGTTCGCGGATCACTCCCCACACCGATCTCTAAACCGGAACAACGGGAGAAAACTCTAAAGATTCTTCAGATGGCCAAAGAAGAGTGGAAAAAGGATCCCGCTTCTTTTTCGGAAGAGGAGTTTTTGAATCATTTACCGATTCCACTTTCCCAAGATTTGGGTGGGAACACAACTTGTGTATTCATTGAAGGGGATGGCGGCGAAAAAGTCATTTTAGATATGGGGACGGGTCTTCGGGTTCTCGGCAACCAATTGGCACCGCAGGCTTTTAGTGGGGAAGATATGGACATTCATATCTTGGTTTCTCATACACATTGGGACCATATCCAAGGGTGGCCTTTTTTTAAACCTGGTTATTCACCTTCTTGTAATATTCACTTTTACTCATGTATTGAAAACTTAGAAGAGAGACTAATCCGACAACAACATCCTGAAAATTTTCCAGTGACCTTACAACAAATGGCATCCAAAAAACATTTCCATCTTTGGAAAGAGTTTGAGTCGTATATGTTAGGTGGTCTAAAAATTATTCCTTTTGGACTTCGCCATCCTGGGTCTTGTACTGGTTATAGAATCCGTGAAGGAAATAAAATTTTCTTATTTTGTACTGATGTGGAATATCGGGAAGAAGATCGCGAACATTTACTCAAAATGAAACCGCAGATTGCTGGTGCAGATCTTATCATCATCGATGCTCAGTATAGTACAGCTGAGGCGGAAAAAAAATTAGGTTGGGGTCACACTGCTGTCAGCAAAGCTGTTGAGTTTGCAGAAATGATGGAAATTCGTTCCGTTGTTCTCACTCACCATGAACCGGATCATACGGACCATGAAGTGGCGAGGATTATTTTAGATGAAGCAAGATTGGTCAAACCCGGTGGAATGCAGGTTCATATTGCCCATGAAGGACAGAAGTTTATCCTTTAG
- the trmB gene encoding tRNA (guanine(46)-N(7))-methyltransferase TrmB gives MLVSPEIQEKLWKFTTKTSYQSDYLLQPKERGKKIDLKKSFPGQIQNFVLELGSGWGEVAIELAKNDHQTGYLLMEKKVNRIIHTEKQRQTFGLENIRYMTVNFQWFFDELLEKEIFDKIIINFPDPWPKKKHRKNRLMQGHMLEQIYDLLKPGGQLLFATDYGPYARRTISLFRKFPKFVWDKKEYEFERPGFPVSFFEAEKRNEGKRIYYINRTKVN, from the coding sequence TTGTTAGTTAGCCCAGAAATCCAAGAAAAACTTTGGAAGTTTACTACCAAAACTTCCTATCAATCAGACTACCTCCTGCAACCTAAAGAGCGGGGAAAAAAAATCGACCTAAAAAAATCTTTCCCGGGCCAGATCCAAAACTTTGTTTTGGAACTTGGATCGGGTTGGGGTGAAGTTGCCATCGAATTGGCAAAGAATGACCACCAAACAGGCTATTTGTTGATGGAAAAGAAGGTAAACCGAATCATCCACACCGAAAAACAACGACAAACGTTTGGTTTGGAGAATATCCGCTATATGACCGTTAACTTCCAGTGGTTTTTCGATGAACTGCTTGAGAAAGAAATTTTTGACAAAATCATCATCAACTTCCCAGATCCTTGGCCAAAGAAAAAACACCGCAAAAACAGACTTATGCAAGGCCACATGCTCGAACAAATTTACGATCTGTTGAAACCAGGTGGTCAGTTATTGTTTGCAACCGATTACGGCCCATATGCAAGACGAACGATTTCTTTATTTAGAAAATTTCCTAAATTTGTATGGGACAAAAAAGAATACGAATTCGAAAGACCCGGATTCCCGGTTTCCTTTTTCGAAGCAGAAAAAAGAAACGAAGGGAAACGAATCTATTATATAAATCGAACTAAAGTGAATTAG
- a CDS encoding adenylate/guanylate cyclase domain-containing protein, giving the protein MIADFIEWYTNEMPEVKSSADLFDKGIGYLQRQGFQIVRVNMGTRTLHPQVESLSYTWVPKNKIEYFDDSTTPLLHSRSTIESENGFLREVRFRLGSLQTSQFAVSPVQHVMSTRKPYYFGFADHKSETRPYPILDDLAPLGATGYLAVPILQKGTSYAFLSLVTDKPNGWSTEECNFLHQVLKIISLQWMNFIQNELTESLLSIYLGKRTGSTVYSGKIYLGELDKIKSVIWFSDIRNYSGMSEKLSPSEIIQLLNDYFGLAIPLIEAHGGEVLKLLGDGILAVFPYSESNKTFVGKKVLLAVRKLGERLFSHNQTRELEEKLPIHHGVGLHSGEILYGNIGSTERLDFTVIGEAVNLTSRIAGMCGELGKAVLASESLAEQIPVRWEELGEHKLKGISSPKKIFAISERMKRTI; this is encoded by the coding sequence ATGATCGCTGATTTTATAGAATGGTATACGAACGAAATGCCGGAAGTGAAGTCTTCTGCAGACCTTTTTGATAAAGGAATTGGTTATTTACAAAGACAAGGTTTTCAAATTGTAAGAGTCAATATGGGAACGCGTACACTTCATCCGCAAGTGGAGTCTTTGTCTTATACTTGGGTTCCAAAAAACAAAATCGAATATTTTGATGATTCAACAACTCCTTTGTTACATTCAAGATCAACAATAGAATCTGAAAATGGATTTCTTCGGGAAGTGCGTTTTCGATTGGGATCATTGCAGACTTCTCAATTTGCGGTTAGCCCCGTTCAACATGTAATGTCTACAAGAAAGCCGTATTACTTTGGTTTTGCGGATCACAAGAGTGAAACACGTCCTTATCCCATTCTGGATGATTTGGCTCCGTTAGGTGCCACGGGATATTTGGCAGTTCCCATTCTACAAAAAGGGACAAGTTATGCTTTTTTAAGTTTGGTGACGGACAAACCAAATGGTTGGTCAACTGAAGAATGTAATTTTTTACATCAGGTTTTAAAAATCATTTCCTTACAATGGATGAATTTCATTCAGAATGAATTAACAGAATCATTACTAAGTATCTACTTAGGCAAACGAACCGGCTCCACCGTGTATTCGGGAAAAATTTATTTGGGGGAACTCGACAAAATCAAATCAGTGATTTGGTTTTCTGACATTCGTAATTATTCTGGGATGAGCGAAAAATTGTCTCCTTCTGAGATCATACAGTTGTTAAATGATTATTTTGGCTTAGCGATCCCACTCATTGAAGCTCATGGCGGGGAAGTTTTGAAATTGTTGGGAGATGGAATTTTAGCTGTATTTCCATATTCCGAATCTAATAAAACCTTTGTTGGTAAAAAAGTGCTTCTCGCTGTTAGAAAGTTAGGGGAAAGATTGTTTTCGCACAACCAAACCAGAGAATTAGAAGAAAAACTACCCATCCATCATGGTGTTGGTTTGCATTCAGGGGAAATTCTTTATGGAAACATTGGCTCTACGGAGAGACTCGATTTTACAGTGATTGGGGAAGCAGTAAATTTAACGAGCCGCATTGCTGGGATGTGTGGGGAATTAGGGAAAGCAGTTTTGGCCTCCGAAAGTTTGGCAGAACAAATTCCTGTTCGATGGGAAGAACTTGGGGAACACAAATTAAAAGGGATTAGTTCCCCAAAAAAGATATTTGCCATCTCGGAACGTATGAAGAGAACAATTTAG
- a CDS encoding rhomboid family intramembrane serine protease: MAIQSFITIIGRVQGQLTMFVFEKANHNFRKPILTFCFIFLIMLTLFFDNYESYAFTPKKEFGFSLFFSFFFNSSLSEWFTNAVYLYMFADNIEDVVGHFYFFLLFLFFGILANLTYFISHMNSIIPIIGTSGVISGFLGMYFVFFPNVKSTMVFDRASFRNVPILISLSVWILIQTYFYIVEFHNHTRSTYAGQVMTFLIGVTIAQIFIRYKFLDRLQHNIRLSTFINKTVLCPSCSNPIPAKKYGRLHCSTCNTNFFFDRHGKKFL, translated from the coding sequence TTGGCAATACAATCATTTATTACAATTATTGGCAGAGTCCAAGGCCAGCTAACAATGTTTGTATTCGAAAAAGCAAATCATAATTTTAGAAAACCAATCTTAACCTTTTGTTTTATTTTTCTCATTATGTTAACGTTGTTCTTCGACAACTATGAGTCATATGCGTTTACGCCAAAAAAAGAATTTGGTTTCAGTTTGTTTTTTTCATTTTTCTTTAACTCTTCCCTTTCTGAATGGTTTACCAACGCAGTTTATCTATATATGTTTGCAGACAATATAGAAGATGTAGTCGGACATTTTTATTTTTTCCTTCTCTTTCTATTTTTTGGAATTCTCGCAAACCTAACTTATTTTATATCTCATATGAATTCCATTATACCAATTATAGGGACTTCTGGAGTTATTTCTGGATTTTTAGGAATGTATTTTGTATTTTTCCCCAACGTAAAAAGTACTATGGTTTTTGATCGTGCTAGTTTTCGCAATGTGCCAATTTTAATCAGTTTGAGCGTTTGGATTCTCATCCAAACCTATTTCTATATCGTAGAATTTCACAACCATACGAGAAGCACTTATGCTGGCCAAGTAATGACCTTTTTAATAGGAGTCACCATCGCTCAAATCTTTATCCGATACAAATTTTTAGATCGGCTGCAACATAATATTCGTCTATCGACTTTTATCAATAAAACTGTCCTTTGTCCTTCTTGCAGTAATCCAATCCCGGCCAAAAAATATGGTAGGTTGCACTGTTCGACTTGTAATACAAATTTCTTTTTCGATCGTCATGGAAAAAAATTTCTATAA
- a CDS encoding NADP-dependent isocitrate dehydrogenase, producing the protein MGKIKVKTPLVELDGDEMTRIIWKEIKDRFIYPYLDITLEYYDLGVEYRDKTDDQVTVDSANAIKKHGVGVKCATITPNADRVKEYNLKQEWKSPNGTIRAILDGTVFRKPIIIKNIPAAVNSWKKPIAIGRHAYGDIYRDVEILVDGPGKVELVYTDASGKEKQRLLVNDFKAPGVALAMHNLDESIKSFAKACFTYALSEKISIWFATKDTISKKYHARFRDIFDQMAKEQEAAMKAAGITYSYYLIDDAVAQIMKNEGGQLWAMMNYDGDVMSDMVASGFGSLGLMTSVLVSPDGKYEYEAAHGTVTRHYRKYQKGETTSTNSVASIFAWTGALAKRGELDGTPELVNFALKLEEAIIETIEGGEMTKDLLSLSTAATKKELDTFQFMEAVQKRLDAKLK; encoded by the coding sequence ATGGGAAAAATTAAAGTAAAAACACCGCTTGTTGAGTTAGACGGCGATGAAATGACAAGAATTATCTGGAAAGAAATTAAAGATCGTTTCATCTACCCTTATTTAGACATCACTTTAGAATACTATGACTTAGGTGTAGAATACCGTGACAAAACAGATGACCAAGTCACAGTCGATTCTGCTAACGCGATCAAAAAACACGGCGTAGGTGTTAAATGTGCAACCATCACTCCAAACGCAGACCGTGTGAAAGAATACAACCTTAAACAAGAATGGAAATCACCTAACGGAACTATCCGTGCCATCTTAGATGGAACTGTTTTCCGTAAACCAATCATCATCAAAAACATTCCAGCAGCTGTAAACTCTTGGAAAAAACCAATTGCGATTGGAAGACATGCTTACGGTGATATCTACCGTGACGTTGAGATCCTTGTTGATGGCCCAGGAAAAGTAGAACTCGTTTACACAGATGCTTCTGGAAAAGAAAAACAAAGACTACTTGTAAATGATTTTAAAGCTCCGGGTGTTGCTCTTGCAATGCACAACTTAGATGAATCCATTAAGTCGTTTGCAAAGGCATGTTTCACTTATGCATTGTCTGAAAAAATCAGCATCTGGTTTGCAACAAAAGATACAATCTCTAAAAAATACCATGCTCGTTTCCGTGATATCTTTGATCAAATGGCGAAAGAACAAGAAGCTGCTATGAAAGCTGCTGGTATTACTTATAGTTACTACCTCATTGATGATGCCGTTGCGCAAATCATGAAAAACGAAGGTGGACAACTTTGGGCGATGATGAACTACGACGGAGACGTTATGAGTGATATGGTTGCTTCTGGTTTTGGTTCCCTTGGACTTATGACTTCGGTTCTTGTTTCTCCAGACGGAAAATACGAGTATGAAGCCGCACATGGAACAGTGACTCGTCACTACCGTAAATACCAAAAAGGAGAAACCACTTCTACAAACTCAGTGGCTTCTATTTTTGCTTGGACGGGAGCACTTGCGAAACGTGGGGAACTGGATGGAACTCCAGAACTCGTGAACTTTGCGCTTAAATTGGAAGAAGCAATCATTGAAACCATCGAAGGTGGTGAAATGACAAAAGACTTACTTTCTCTTTCTACAGCAGCTACTAAAAAAGAATTGGATACTTTCCAATTTATGGAAGCTGTACAAAAACGTTTGGATGCAAAACTAAAATAA